The following are encoded together in the Rhizobium brockwellii genome:
- a CDS encoding arabinose transporter, which yields MAVVFVGFLIAGMGITVLPIHVSSDLGFGTFVIGLITGSQFCASLMTRLWAGDFADRKGPKKAVILGLSLAAAAGALYLASLITISQPVLSAAILVAGRGVLGAGESLIITGSVAWGLATVGSQHSGKVIAWIGTAMFGALAAGAPIGSALFAMQGFAAIASATILLPLLMAAMIAPLEPVSGRSSPSASRLSVIRAVWLPGLGSAFASLGYGSILAFSSLLFVDRQWADGWLAVTSFATALVASRILLGHLPDRLGGPFTALVFAIVEAIGLVTMGLASQPIVALAGAALVGFGYSLVFPGFGIAVVRAAPSQSRGMAMGLYSACLDVALAFSGPALGLVGDVAGLPAIFVTTGGFVSLSTFVALFIIRRGQAGS from the coding sequence ATGGCGGTCGTTTTCGTGGGCTTCCTCATAGCCGGTATGGGGATAACCGTGCTTCCGATCCACGTCAGTAGTGACTTGGGCTTCGGCACGTTCGTGATCGGGCTGATAACAGGCAGCCAATTCTGTGCGTCCCTGATGACGAGATTGTGGGCCGGCGATTTTGCGGATCGTAAGGGGCCGAAAAAAGCGGTCATCTTGGGACTGTCCTTGGCGGCTGCCGCCGGCGCACTGTATCTCGCTTCCTTGATCACCATTAGTCAACCTGTCTTGTCTGCCGCGATCCTTGTCGCCGGGCGCGGTGTGCTTGGTGCCGGGGAGAGTCTTATCATCACCGGCTCAGTAGCTTGGGGCCTGGCCACCGTCGGATCACAGCATTCAGGGAAAGTGATTGCGTGGATCGGCACCGCAATGTTTGGAGCGCTCGCTGCAGGTGCCCCCATCGGAAGCGCCTTGTTTGCGATGCAAGGCTTTGCGGCGATCGCGTCGGCGACAATCTTGTTGCCGCTGTTGATGGCTGCAATGATTGCACCGCTTGAGCCCGTGTCAGGCCGCTCTTCGCCCTCGGCATCCAGGCTTAGCGTCATCAGAGCAGTTTGGCTCCCCGGGCTCGGTTCTGCATTTGCAAGTCTCGGTTACGGAAGCATCCTTGCATTCTCCAGTCTGTTATTCGTTGACCGCCAGTGGGCAGACGGGTGGCTTGCCGTGACGTCTTTCGCGACGGCGTTGGTCGCAAGTCGTATCTTGCTTGGACATCTCCCCGACAGGCTTGGCGGTCCGTTTACCGCACTGGTGTTTGCCATCGTCGAAGCGATCGGTCTTGTGACGATGGGACTCGCCTCCCAGCCGATCGTCGCCCTGGCGGGAGCCGCCTTGGTAGGCTTCGGTTATTCCCTCGTTTTCCCGGGGTTTGGCATCGCAGTCGTCCGGGCCGCGCCCTCGCAAAGTCGCGGCATGGCCATGGGACTGTATTCAGCCTGTCTTGATGTCGCGCTTGCCTTCAGCGGGCCGGCGCTGGGGTTGGTTGGTGATGTCGCCGGGCTGCCGGCCATCTTCGTGACAACGGGTGGTTTCGTGTCGCTATCAACGTTCGTGGCACTGTTTATCATTAGGCGTGGACAAGCCGGCAGCTGA
- a CDS encoding type II toxin-antitoxin system RelE/ParE family toxin, translated as MFTYIEAENPLAAILVDERIVAAVRRLIDFPASGRVGRIAGTRELLINGTPYVAAYAITETAVRILRVLHGAHEWPDTLPTS; from the coding sequence ATCTTCACATACATAGAAGCAGAGAATCCGTTAGCCGCCATTCTGGTTGACGAACGGATTGTTGCTGCTGTCCGCCGGTTGATAGATTTTCCCGCGAGCGGTCGTGTTGGCAGAATTGCTGGCACCCGCGAGCTGTTAATTAACGGTACGCCCTACGTCGCAGCGTATGCAATCACCGAAACAGCGGTTCGTATCCTTCGCGTCCTCCATGGCGCGCACGAATGGCCAGACACTTTGCCAACGAGTTAG
- a CDS encoding VOC family protein — translation MPRNRPGSVFTKGTADRKKSARRDYDGQAGPPGHPDLKGFGANGRIFFWLRAGMAAPGAVHVGLVAVSEAMVNAAHAEALAAGATEIHPPAPQPHYDPRYYAAQVKDPDGYGLEFVFKSWQHGS, via the coding sequence ATACCACGAAATCGTCCGGGCTCGGTATTCACCAAGGGAACCGCCGACCGCAAGAAGTCCGCTCGCCGCGACTACGACGGTCAGGCTGGCCCGCCCGGTCATCCCGATCTCAAGGGCTTCGGCGCCAACGGCCGGATATTCTTCTGGCTACGTGCGGGCATGGCCGCACCCGGGGCCGTGCACGTCGGTCTCGTCGCGGTCTCCGAAGCGATGGTGAACGCCGCCCATGCCGAGGCCCTGGCGGCCGGCGCGACCGAAATCCATCCACCGGCTCCGCAGCCTCACTACGATCCCCGCTATTATGCGGCGCAGGTCAAGGACCCCGACGGCTACGGTCTCGAGTTCGTCTTCAAGAGCTGGCAGCACGGGAGTTGA
- a CDS encoding alpha/beta hydrolase produces the protein MNTSNETVNHEEPDAGRRTLLKMTGVGVAALGVASVAGAPAFAQGNAEWDKVFPKSSKVDHEKVSFQNRYGITLVGDLYLPKNRSTGTLPAIVVGGPFGAVKEQSSGLYAQTMAERGFITIAFDPSYTGESSGEPRNVASPDINTEDFSAAVDFIGLRPEVDRERIGVIGVCGWGGMALNAVAVDKRVKAVVASTMYDMTRVMSKGYNDSVTLEQRTQALEQMSRQRWADAEKGNPAYQPPYNVLKGGEAQFLVDYHDYYSTPRGYHKRAVNSGNAWTQTTPLSFMNMPILTYIAEISPRPVLFIHGEKAHSLYFAETAYAAAAEPKELMIIPGANHTDLYDKVDVIPFDKLQQFFEQHLSV, from the coding sequence ATGAACACATCCAACGAAACCGTCAATCATGAGGAACCCGACGCTGGACGCCGCACTTTGCTGAAGATGACCGGTGTGGGGGTGGCAGCGCTTGGCGTCGCATCGGTCGCCGGCGCGCCCGCGTTCGCACAGGGAAATGCAGAATGGGACAAGGTCTTCCCGAAGAGCAGTAAGGTCGACCACGAGAAGGTGAGCTTCCAGAACCGCTATGGCATCACTCTGGTCGGCGATCTCTATCTGCCGAAAAACCGTAGCACCGGTACTCTGCCGGCCATTGTGGTCGGCGGCCCGTTTGGCGCGGTGAAGGAACAATCCTCAGGCCTCTACGCTCAGACCATGGCGGAACGTGGTTTCATCACAATCGCCTTCGATCCATCCTATACTGGGGAAAGCAGCGGCGAGCCGCGGAATGTCGCTTCCCCTGACATCAACACCGAGGACTTCAGTGCTGCAGTAGACTTCATTGGTCTGCGCCCTGAAGTGGACCGCGAGCGGATCGGCGTGATCGGTGTTTGCGGTTGGGGCGGCATGGCGTTGAACGCCGTCGCCGTGGACAAACGCGTGAAGGCCGTCGTTGCCAGCACCATGTATGACATGACGCGCGTCATGTCCAAGGGCTACAACGACAGTGTAACCCTAGAACAGCGCACACAAGCGCTGGAGCAGATGAGCCGCCAGCGTTGGGCGGATGCCGAAAAAGGGAACCCCGCCTATCAGCCGCCTTACAATGTGCTCAAGGGTGGCGAAGCGCAGTTCCTGGTCGACTACCATGACTACTACAGCACGCCGCGCGGCTATCATAAGCGCGCTGTCAACTCCGGCAACGCCTGGACGCAGACCACCCCACTGTCGTTCATGAACATGCCGATCCTGACTTACATCGCGGAAATCTCACCGCGCCCGGTCCTGTTCATTCATGGCGAGAAGGCTCACTCTCTGTATTTTGCGGAAACCGCCTATGCCGCAGCCGCGGAGCCTAAGGAATTGATGATTATCCCGGGGGCGAACCACACTGACCTCTATGACAAGGTTGACGTCATCCCGTTTGATAAGCTTCAGCAGTTCTTCGAACAGCACCTTAGCGTCTAA
- the irrA gene encoding iron response transcriptional regulator IrrA, producing MERTSSVARDLRAVGLRPTEQRIALFNLLFAGGHRHVTAEELHAEVLAHGISLSVATVYNALNDFTVAGLVRVLAVEGARTWFDTNISDHHHFYVEGDGEIRDIDASSISIANIPEPPEGFEIANIDVVIRVRPISGR from the coding sequence ATGGAACGCACATCTTCGGTTGCCAGAGACCTGCGTGCGGTGGGACTGAGGCCGACCGAGCAACGCATTGCTTTGTTCAACCTCCTCTTTGCCGGCGGCCATCGCCATGTCACAGCCGAGGAGCTTCATGCGGAAGTGCTTGCGCATGGGATCAGTCTGTCGGTCGCTACGGTCTACAATGCCCTGAACGATTTCACCGTAGCCGGGCTGGTTCGAGTGCTCGCAGTCGAAGGCGCGCGCACCTGGTTCGACACCAACATTTCGGATCACCACCATTTTTATGTTGAGGGCGACGGCGAAATCCGGGACATCGATGCCAGCAGCATCTCGATAGCCAACATTCCCGAGCCGCCGGAAGGATTTGAGATAGCCAATATCGACGTTGTAATCCGGGTACGTCCGATTTCAGGCCGGTGA
- a CDS encoding intradiol ring-cleavage dioxygenase, with the protein MDAHEKGFFTEENSVEVVTGRNKNAKDERLKQIMEVVTRKLHEAVKEIEPTQDEWMQAILFLTRTGQMCNEWRQEFILLSDVLGVSMLVDAINNRKPSGASESTVLGPFHVEGAPELEMGANICLDAKGEDMVIGGRIIDTAGQPINDAVIDVWQANDEGFYDVQQQGIQPDFNLRGVFRTGADGRYWFRAVKPKYYPIPDDGPVGKLLGVLGRHPYRPAHLHYIVKAHGFETLTTHIFDPDDPYIQSDAVFGVKESLLAQFQHVEDSVRSNELGFSGKFWQIEHDFVLARPEE; encoded by the coding sequence ATGGACGCGCATGAGAAAGGCTTCTTCACCGAAGAGAACTCCGTCGAGGTCGTCACCGGCCGCAACAAAAACGCCAAGGACGAGCGGCTGAAGCAGATCATGGAGGTGGTCACTCGCAAGCTGCACGAGGCGGTGAAGGAGATCGAGCCGACGCAGGACGAATGGATGCAGGCGATCCTGTTCCTGACCCGCACCGGCCAGATGTGCAACGAATGGAGGCAGGAATTCATCCTGCTGTCTGATGTTCTCGGGGTCTCGATGCTGGTGGACGCGATCAACAACCGCAAGCCGTCGGGCGCATCAGAAAGCACGGTGCTCGGCCCTTTCCATGTCGAGGGCGCGCCGGAACTGGAGATGGGCGCCAATATCTGCCTCGACGCCAAGGGCGAGGACATGGTGATCGGCGGGCGGATCATTGATACCGCGGGGCAGCCCATCAACGATGCGGTTATCGACGTCTGGCAGGCCAATGACGAGGGTTTCTACGACGTGCAGCAGCAGGGAATCCAACCAGACTTCAACCTTCGCGGCGTGTTCCGGACTGGCGCCGACGGCCGCTACTGGTTCCGGGCGGTCAAGCCGAAATATTATCCCATTCCCGACGACGGACCCGTTGGCAAACTGCTCGGTGTGCTCGGTCGCCATCCCTACCGGCCCGCCCACCTGCACTACATCGTCAAGGCCCACGGCTTCGAGACGCTCACGACACACATCTTCGATCCGGACGACCCGTACATCCAATCTGACGCCGTCTTCGGTGTGAAGGAGAGCTTGCTTGCCCAATTCCAGCACGTTGAGGATTCGGTACGCTCTAACGAGCTCGGTTTCTCAGGCAAGTTCTGGCAGATAGAGCACGATTTCGTGCTGGCTCGGCCCGAGGAGTAG